A genomic segment from Burkholderia plantarii encodes:
- a CDS encoding haloacid dehalogenase type II, with the protein MSLENTPRPKWLTFDCYGTLIQWDEGLRAAVAGIVARKGARHIEPAALIAAYDRHEHALEQTPPHRSFRTLAGEALKLALAEWSLPADDGDARCLTDAISAMPPFPEVVDALRALKAAGHSLCIVSNTDDDVIAGNVAQLGGTIDRVITAQQAGAYKPSRTLFEHAHARLGVTREEVVHLCASPHLDHAAARDMGFRCVWIDRGTGRAPLPDYTPDATLPTLDRVPALFASLGW; encoded by the coding sequence ATGTCGCTTGAAAACACGCCCCGCCCGAAGTGGTTGACCTTCGACTGCTACGGCACCCTGATCCAGTGGGACGAGGGCCTGCGGGCCGCCGTCGCCGGCATCGTCGCGCGCAAGGGCGCGCGGCACATCGAGCCGGCGGCGCTGATCGCCGCCTACGACCGCCACGAGCATGCGCTCGAGCAGACGCCGCCGCACCGCTCGTTCCGCACGCTGGCCGGCGAGGCGCTGAAACTCGCGCTGGCCGAGTGGAGCCTGCCCGCCGACGACGGCGACGCGCGCTGCCTGACCGATGCCATCTCGGCCATGCCGCCGTTTCCCGAGGTGGTCGACGCGCTGCGCGCGCTCAAGGCCGCCGGCCATTCGCTCTGCATCGTGTCGAACACCGACGACGACGTGATCGCCGGCAACGTCGCGCAACTGGGCGGCACGATCGACCGCGTGATCACCGCGCAGCAGGCCGGCGCCTACAAGCCGAGCCGGACCCTCTTCGAGCACGCGCACGCGCGGCTCGGCGTGACGCGCGAGGAGGTCGTGCATCTCTGCGCGAGCCCGCACCTGGACCACGCGGCGGCGCGCGACATGGGCTTTCGCTGCGTGTGGATCGACCGCGGCACCGGCCGCGCGCCGCTGCCCGACTACACGCCCGACGCCACGCTGCCCACGCTCGATCGCGTACCCGCGCTGTTCGCCTCGCTGGGCTGGTAG
- a CDS encoding aldolase, with translation MAHQLNIDTGASGRRAGLDSDAVRAARIELAACFRLAAQHGFEEGICNHFSAVVPGHDDLFLVNPYGHAFAEITASRLLICDYDGNVIEGEGQPEATAFHIHARLHRAMPRVKAAFHTHMPNATALCLLEGPPLLWLGQTALKFYGRTAVDEHYNGLALDAAEGDRIAAALGDADVLFLKNHGVMIAGANLAEAWDDLYYLERAAEVQLKAMQSGQPLKTVPRHVAQRAYEQMRLGDPASARAHLDSAMRQLRAAGSDFER, from the coding sequence ATGGCACATCAACTCAATATCGACACCGGCGCGAGCGGGCGGCGCGCCGGGCTCGACTCGGACGCGGTGCGGGCCGCGCGCATCGAACTCGCGGCCTGTTTCCGCCTGGCCGCGCAACATGGCTTCGAGGAAGGCATCTGCAATCATTTCTCGGCGGTCGTGCCGGGCCATGACGACCTGTTCCTCGTGAATCCCTATGGCCATGCGTTCGCGGAGATCACCGCGTCGCGGCTGCTGATCTGCGATTACGACGGCAACGTGATCGAGGGCGAGGGCCAGCCCGAGGCCACGGCGTTCCACATCCACGCGCGGCTGCACCGGGCGATGCCGCGCGTGAAGGCGGCCTTCCACACCCACATGCCGAACGCGACGGCGCTGTGCCTGCTCGAAGGCCCGCCGCTGCTGTGGCTCGGGCAGACCGCGCTGAAGTTCTACGGCCGCACCGCCGTGGACGAGCACTACAACGGGCTCGCGCTCGACGCCGCCGAAGGCGACCGGATCGCGGCCGCGCTCGGCGACGCCGACGTGCTGTTCCTGAAGAACCATGGCGTGATGATCGCGGGCGCGAACCTCGCCGAGGCCTGGGACGATCTCTACTACCTCGAGCGCGCGGCCGAGGTGCAGCTCAAGGCGATGCAGAGCGGCCAGCCGCTGAAGACGGTGCCGCGCCACGTCGCGCAGCGTGCCTACGAACAGATGCGGCTCGGCGATCCGGCCAGCGCGCGTGCCCACCTGGACAGCGCGATGCGCCAGCTGCGCGCGGCCGGCAGCGATTTCGAGCGGTAG
- a CDS encoding VF_A0006 family four-cysteine protein: MKSIHPIRRAATRIVLLAALAAAASPAFAFNEEANYNECILNTVSGTWNRNVVEMIRVSCDRLYRRWAMLTPTDVSFHRCLLAHLPGVQSNAAIGPVVQACRRQSTDSDHFD; the protein is encoded by the coding sequence ATGAAATCGATCCATCCGATCCGTCGGGCAGCGACCCGCATCGTACTGCTGGCCGCGCTGGCTGCCGCGGCCAGCCCCGCGTTCGCGTTCAACGAGGAAGCGAACTACAACGAATGCATTCTGAATACGGTGTCGGGCACCTGGAACCGCAACGTGGTCGAGATGATCCGCGTCTCGTGCGATCGCCTTTATCGGCGCTGGGCCATGCTGACGCCCACCGACGTCTCGTTCCACCGCTGCCTGCTCGCGCATCTGCCGGGCGTGCAGAGCAACGCCGCGATCGGGCCGGTGGTGCAGGCCTGTCGCCGGCAGAGCACCGATTCGGACCATTTCGACTGA
- a CDS encoding TIGR02594 family protein, translating into MTKFISATHDKATLTVQYVADNGDILLRSGGTIAWRFNNPGNLRPKSKYVLTSIGVGNTASGDFFIFPDYDTGRAEKKALLRRKYNDMSISDAMQVYAPPNENNTEAYIQAICNGTGFARTRVLNTMSDADLDSMMSVMEKHEGYNARIKTRHERWIRTASVTLSDGARPIPNQKVTVQAGAKKTVLTTNAFGQLPLLPMESAGQQIQFLVDHAKDGLKQIGQITTQNASAAYVFFQDLFQTAAPTSAHYVKDTARREAIPGFRYRIVSGDTLGKIAQKFKVSVAQLEADNHLKSSRIFAGDYLMINAKKPHDAPAAPPNPAAVKPAATHRAASASAASTASTASTPAPAASTASTASATASAGQAQGQAVSIDDFAKPAGGAGTAAAPASSAPAASPAPAPASAAPAPVAASPAAPATPAASRSSASPTTSAPTADPAVVLDRSKLGQGHPVAFVAAASPQAPWMEFALQQAKFWHGQKEGVITKTINYHKEVGGSLKSLVGDGNPWCASFVNWCLQSAKYPKTAAPMDSQSFRYSKNFVKIDKPVFGAIAVYKHKKGGHAAFVYAQTSAGAPILLGGNQSDAINFGMQKAAELKGFFVPATYLQFAKEELAKGTKLEVSTPAKLNEEFHIAFAKKKANADR; encoded by the coding sequence ATGACCAAGTTCATCTCCGCGACCCACGACAAGGCGACGCTGACCGTGCAGTACGTCGCCGACAACGGCGACATCCTGCTGCGCAGCGGCGGCACCATCGCCTGGCGCTTCAACAATCCGGGCAACCTGCGGCCGAAGTCGAAGTACGTGCTGACCTCGATCGGCGTGGGCAACACCGCGAGCGGCGACTTCTTCATCTTCCCGGACTACGACACCGGCCGCGCGGAGAAGAAGGCGCTGCTGCGCCGCAAGTACAACGACATGTCGATCTCGGACGCGATGCAGGTGTACGCGCCGCCCAACGAAAACAACACCGAGGCCTACATCCAGGCGATCTGCAACGGCACCGGCTTCGCCCGCACGCGCGTGCTCAATACCATGAGCGACGCCGATCTCGATTCGATGATGAGCGTGATGGAGAAGCACGAGGGCTACAACGCGCGGATCAAGACGCGCCATGAGCGCTGGATCCGTACCGCGTCGGTCACGCTGTCGGACGGTGCCAGGCCGATCCCGAACCAGAAGGTGACGGTGCAGGCCGGCGCGAAGAAGACGGTGCTGACCACCAACGCGTTCGGCCAGCTGCCGCTGCTGCCGATGGAGTCGGCCGGGCAGCAGATCCAGTTCCTCGTCGATCACGCGAAGGACGGCCTGAAGCAGATCGGGCAGATCACCACGCAGAACGCCTCGGCCGCCTACGTGTTCTTCCAGGACCTGTTCCAGACCGCCGCGCCCACCAGCGCGCACTACGTGAAGGACACCGCCAGGCGCGAGGCGATTCCCGGCTTTCGCTACCGGATCGTGTCGGGCGACACGCTCGGCAAGATCGCGCAGAAGTTCAAGGTCAGCGTCGCGCAGCTGGAGGCGGACAATCATCTGAAATCGTCGCGGATCTTCGCTGGCGACTACCTGATGATCAACGCGAAGAAGCCGCACGATGCGCCGGCCGCGCCGCCGAATCCGGCGGCGGTGAAGCCGGCCGCCACGCATCGGGCCGCGTCCGCGAGCGCGGCATCCACCGCATCCACCGCGAGCACGCCCGCGCCGGCGGCGTCGACGGCCTCGACCGCGTCGGCGACCGCGTCCGCCGGGCAGGCGCAAGGGCAAGCCGTCAGCATCGACGATTTCGCCAAGCCCGCCGGCGGCGCGGGCACGGCCGCCGCGCCGGCTTCGTCCGCACCGGCGGCATCCCCGGCGCCGGCTCCGGCCAGCGCCGCGCCGGCTCCGGTCGCTGCCTCGCCCGCTGCACCGGCCACACCGGCCGCGTCGAGATCATCCGCGTCGCCGACCACCTCCGCCCCGACCGCCGATCCCGCCGTGGTCCTCGACCGCAGCAAGCTCGGCCAGGGACATCCGGTGGCGTTCGTGGCGGCCGCCTCGCCGCAAGCGCCGTGGATGGAGTTCGCGCTGCAGCAGGCGAAGTTCTGGCACGGCCAGAAGGAGGGCGTGATCACCAAGACGATCAACTACCACAAGGAAGTCGGCGGTTCGCTGAAGTCGCTGGTCGGCGACGGCAATCCGTGGTGCGCGTCGTTCGTCAACTGGTGCCTGCAGAGCGCGAAGTATCCGAAGACGGCCGCGCCGATGGATTCGCAGTCGTTTCGCTACAGCAAGAATTTCGTCAAGATCGACAAGCCGGTGTTCGGCGCCATCGCCGTCTACAAGCACAAGAAGGGCGGCCACGCGGCGTTCGTCTACGCGCAGACCAGCGCCGGCGCGCCGATCCTGCTGGGCGGCAACCAGAGCGACGCGATCAACTTCGGCATGCAGAAGGCCGCGGAGCTGAAGGGCTTCTTCGTGCCCGCCACCTATCTGCAGTTCGCGAAGGAGGAACTCGCGAAAGGCACCAAACTCGAAGTGTCCACGCCCGCCAAACTGAACGAGGAATTTCACATTGCATTCGCCAAGAAGAAAGCCAATGCGGATCGCTGA
- a CDS encoding type VI secretion system Vgr family protein has translation MDIQSIMSALRGGLLQQDRLLKLDTTLPADTLIVSRAIGHARLGRDVEWTLDVVSTVGNLELKALIAQPVTLWIQQGDGGYRPVQGYVLVARRLGSDGAMTLYQLRFTSALHFLHYRRDERYWQDQAADAIITDVLNRHPQLQGRFRFELSRKLPARSYCRQHETDWNFVHRMMESEGLYCYWEYAPDGSSQTMVIVDALYATPAPFDVWFQRQGTHAEADALGHWAGSRMLQSAHHTTRTFDYKNPSTPYNPKGTTLPTRADQGELPQQLEVYEYTGAYAYAEHERGESLSQIQVEEWESRAKRFHGSGAVRAIDAGRRFVLNGHPEHDRDRAQQREFVAIDVRWTIQNNVAIPDFRFPHSLAEAPEFARAASGGQAQPVAHADGSTGFYHVDIEAQRTTIPYRSPLEHEKPEMHLETATVVGPSGEEVYTDDLNRVKVRFHWDRQNDGDERASCWLRVAQSDSGSGYGGVHLPRVGEEVGVGYFGGDCDRPIVLFRVFNGKTRPQWHSNGILSGFRSKEYAGSGFNELVLDDATGQNRAKLASSIGSTALHLGYLIDQQGNVRGNYLGSGFDLRTDHYGAVRANRGLYVTTHAKSATSQPLDAGETQRQLESAGSLMDTLSQAGVEHHAEGLDSGRAALKTLLDATRLDAAGAALGGRTAGGGTGNANAFAEPVMVFGSPAGIGLSTQQAAQIHADRQVNLVSGESTHIAAGKSLIASVAQKLSLFVQSAGMKLFAGKGKVEIQAHSDNIELTAQQTVKVLSSGAGVEVAAKDGILLTSGNAYIRIKDGNIEIHAPGKVDVKGAEHLFAGPQGTNYPLPPLPQGELIGKQSLRFATFGADQLADDIGWTDKPYQIANAAGEVLAAGQVGADGRLPRTLVDAAQTLVLKVGTGKWETHEVVAETPGAEPPAGTTTGTTGTTAASASTPASTTTTTGAADAAPGMSSSPTGSPAPPPATADGADDADGAERTNTDAALSPQDDPYFLPAEQQEGQFIDSQHLAALLTPAVLAQVSEGEQ, from the coding sequence TTGGATATTCAATCGATAATGTCCGCGCTACGCGGCGGTCTGCTTCAGCAGGACCGGTTACTCAAACTCGATACGACATTGCCGGCCGACACGCTGATCGTTTCGCGTGCGATCGGCCATGCCAGGCTCGGCCGCGACGTCGAATGGACGCTCGACGTCGTCTCGACGGTCGGCAACCTCGAACTGAAGGCGCTGATCGCGCAGCCGGTCACGCTGTGGATCCAGCAGGGCGACGGCGGCTACCGTCCGGTGCAGGGCTACGTGCTGGTGGCGCGCCGGCTCGGCTCGGACGGCGCGATGACGCTGTACCAGTTGCGCTTCACCTCGGCGCTGCACTTCCTGCACTACCGGCGCGACGAGCGCTACTGGCAGGACCAGGCCGCCGACGCGATCATCACCGACGTGCTGAACCGGCATCCGCAGCTGCAGGGGCGCTTTCGCTTCGAGCTGTCGCGCAAGCTGCCGGCGCGCTCGTATTGCCGCCAGCACGAGACCGACTGGAACTTCGTCCACCGGATGATGGAGTCCGAAGGGCTCTATTGCTACTGGGAATATGCACCGGACGGCAGCTCGCAGACGATGGTGATCGTCGACGCGCTGTACGCGACGCCGGCGCCGTTCGACGTCTGGTTCCAGCGCCAGGGTACCCACGCGGAGGCCGACGCGCTGGGCCACTGGGCCGGCTCGCGCATGCTGCAGAGCGCCCATCACACCACGCGCACGTTCGACTACAAGAATCCGTCCACGCCGTACAACCCGAAGGGCACCACGCTGCCCACGCGCGCCGATCAAGGCGAGCTGCCGCAGCAGCTCGAGGTGTACGAATACACCGGCGCCTATGCCTACGCCGAGCACGAGCGCGGAGAGTCGCTGTCGCAGATCCAGGTCGAGGAATGGGAATCGCGCGCGAAGCGTTTCCATGGCAGCGGCGCCGTGCGCGCGATCGATGCCGGGCGCCGCTTCGTGCTGAACGGTCATCCCGAGCACGATCGCGATCGCGCCCAGCAGCGCGAGTTCGTGGCGATCGACGTGCGGTGGACGATCCAGAACAACGTGGCGATCCCCGATTTCCGCTTCCCGCACAGTCTCGCCGAGGCGCCCGAGTTCGCGCGCGCGGCGAGCGGCGGGCAGGCGCAGCCGGTCGCGCACGCGGACGGCTCGACCGGCTTCTATCACGTCGACATCGAGGCCCAGCGCACCACCATCCCGTATCGCAGCCCGCTCGAGCACGAGAAGCCCGAGATGCATCTGGAGACCGCCACCGTGGTCGGCCCGAGCGGCGAGGAGGTGTATACCGACGACCTGAACCGGGTCAAGGTGCGCTTCCACTGGGACCGCCAGAACGATGGCGACGAACGCGCCTCGTGCTGGCTGCGCGTGGCGCAGTCCGATTCCGGCAGCGGCTACGGCGGCGTACACCTGCCGCGGGTCGGGGAGGAAGTGGGGGTGGGGTACTTCGGCGGTGATTGCGACCGGCCGATCGTGCTGTTCCGCGTGTTCAACGGCAAGACGCGGCCGCAGTGGCACAGCAACGGCATCCTGTCGGGCTTTCGCAGCAAGGAATACGCGGGCAGCGGCTTCAACGAGCTGGTGCTCGACGACGCCACCGGCCAGAACCGCGCGAAGCTCGCGAGCAGCATCGGCAGCACGGCGCTTCACCTCGGCTACCTGATCGACCAGCAGGGCAACGTGCGTGGCAACTATCTCGGCAGCGGCTTCGATCTGCGCACCGATCATTACGGCGCGGTGCGCGCCAACCGCGGCCTGTACGTGACCACCCACGCGAAGAGCGCCACGAGCCAGCCGCTCGACGCGGGCGAGACGCAGCGGCAGCTCGAGAGCGCCGGCAGCCTGATGGACACGCTCTCGCAGGCCGGCGTCGAGCATCACGCCGAAGGGCTCGACAGCGGGCGCGCGGCGCTCAAGACGCTGCTCGACGCGACTCGGCTCGACGCGGCGGGCGCGGCGCTGGGCGGGCGCACCGCGGGCGGCGGCACCGGCAACGCGAACGCGTTCGCCGAGCCGGTGATGGTGTTTGGCAGCCCGGCCGGGATCGGCCTGTCCACGCAGCAGGCCGCGCAGATCCATGCGGACCGGCAGGTCAACCTGGTCAGCGGCGAGAGCACGCATATCGCGGCCGGCAAGTCGCTGATCGCGAGTGTCGCGCAGAAGCTGAGCCTGTTCGTGCAGAGCGCCGGGATGAAACTGTTCGCCGGCAAGGGCAAGGTGGAGATCCAGGCGCATTCGGACAATATCGAGCTGACCGCGCAGCAGACCGTGAAGGTCCTGTCCTCGGGCGCGGGTGTCGAGGTGGCCGCGAAGGACGGGATCCTGCTCACCTCGGGCAATGCCTATATCCGCATCAAGGACGGCAACATCGAGATCCACGCGCCCGGCAAGGTCGACGTGAAGGGCGCCGAGCACCTGTTCGCCGGCCCGCAGGGAACGAACTACCCGCTGCCGCCGCTGCCGCAGGGCGAACTGATCGGCAAGCAGAGCCTGCGCTTCGCGACCTTCGGCGCCGACCAGCTGGCCGACGACATCGGCTGGACCGACAAGCCGTACCAGATCGCCAACGCCGCGGGCGAGGTGCTGGCCGCCGGGCAGGTCGGGGCCGACGGCCGGCTGCCGCGCACGCTCGTCGATGCCGCGCAGACGCTGGTGCTGAAGGTGGGCACCGGCAAATGGGAAACTCACGAGGTGGTGGCCGAGACACCCGGTGCGGAGCCGCCCGCCGGCACTACGACTGGCACCACCGGCACCACGGCGGCATCGGCGTCGACGCCGGCCTCGACCACGACCACGACCGGCGCGGCGGACGCCGCGCCCGGCATGTCGTCATCGCCGACCGGATCGCCGGCGCCGCCGCCGGCCACCGCCGACGGCGCCGATGATGCCGACGGCGCCGAGCGCACCAACACCGACGCCGCGCTGAGCCCGCAGGACGATCCGTATTTCCTTCCGGCGGAACAGCAGGAAGGCCAGTTCATCGACAGCCAGCATCTGGCGGCGCTGCTGACGCCGGCCGTGCTGGCGCAGGTTAGCGAAGGAGAGCAGTAA
- a CDS encoding DUF3304 domain-containing protein, translating into MPISLKQSADTVRSRSATLGIAALVACALLVLSACAGSSVLPDDPLASEHPLWMVPVNPTDNWAINMAIDRYGMGDSNPHDDGAGAACCYPSPKDWSRPVTVHWEWDTVVPPGTKIVPPTEPHTMVLHFPPGGPAKNDRYLCLILRDRDTAELAFATSRTRCAAK; encoded by the coding sequence ATGCCTATTTCGTTGAAGCAGAGCGCCGACACAGTCCGCTCACGATCCGCCACCCTTGGTATCGCCGCCCTTGTCGCATGCGCGTTACTCGTTCTTTCTGCGTGCGCGGGTAGTTCGGTGCTGCCAGATGATCCTCTCGCCAGCGAGCATCCGTTGTGGATGGTTCCAGTCAATCCGACGGACAACTGGGCGATCAACATGGCGATAGACCGGTACGGGATGGGGGATTCGAATCCGCACGACGATGGTGCAGGTGCAGCCTGCTGCTACCCCAGTCCTAAAGACTGGAGCAGGCCTGTCACGGTCCACTGGGAGTGGGACACGGTAGTGCCGCCGGGGACAAAGATCGTGCCGCCAACCGAACCCCACACGATGGTCTTGCATTTCCCACCGGGCGGCCCCGCGAAGAACGACCGTTACCTGTGCTTGATCCTGCGCGACCGTGATACGGCAGAACTCGCATTCGCCACCAGCCGAACACGCTGCGCCGCCAAATAA
- a CDS encoding DUF3304 domain-containing protein produces MTTRQADAPVSDVELDRATAYGASRRDKTVRSRFVTLRATALTACTLFILSACASNSLLPDDPLASEHPLWMVPVNPTNHWAINMAVDRYGMGDSNPHDDGAGAACCYPSPKDWSKPVTVHWTWGTELDPITKAVIRHREPHSMVLHFPPGGPAKDDRYLCLILRDRDTAELAFSRAATRCATK; encoded by the coding sequence ATGACCACACGTCAGGCCGATGCGCCCGTGAGCGATGTCGAATTGGATCGCGCGACTGCTTATGGCGCGAGCCGGCGCGATAAAACAGTCCGCTCGCGATTCGTCACGCTTCGCGCTACTGCCCTTACCGCATGCACGCTATTCATCCTGTCTGCGTGCGCGAGTAATTCGTTACTGCCCGATGATCCGCTCGCCAGCGAGCATCCATTGTGGATGGTCCCAGTCAATCCGACGAACCACTGGGCGATCAACATGGCGGTAGACCGGTACGGGATGGGGGACTCGAATCCGCACGACGATGGTGCAGGTGCGGCCTGCTGTTACCCCAGTCCCAAGGACTGGAGCAAACCGGTCACGGTTCACTGGACATGGGGTACGGAACTCGACCCAATTACGAAGGCTGTCATCCGGCATCGTGAACCCCATTCGATGGTCTTGCATTTCCCGCCGGGTGGCCCCGCCAAGGACGACCGGTATCTGTGCTTGATCCTGCGCGACCGTGATACGGCAGAACTCGCGTTCTCACGTGCCGCCACACGCTGTGCCACCAAATAA
- a CDS encoding DUF3304 domain-containing protein has protein sequence MTTRQADASMSNSELDCTVAYGASRRDKTVRSRFITLRTTALAACSLFILSACASDSLLPDDPLASEHPLWMVPVNPTDNWAINMAVDRYGMGDSNPHDDGAGAACCYPSPKDWSKPVTVHWEWDTVVTPETKIVPPTEPHTMLVHFPPGGPAKNDRYLCLILRDRDTAELAFSRAASRCATK, from the coding sequence ATGACCACACGTCAGGCCGATGCATCTATGAGCAATTCCGAGTTGGATTGCACCGTTGCTTATGGCGCGAGTCGGCGCGATAAAACAGTCCGCTCTCGATTTATCACGCTTCGCACTACTGCCCTTGCCGCATGCTCGCTATTCATCCTGTCTGCGTGCGCAAGCGATTCGTTACTGCCCGATGATCCTCTCGCCAGCGAGCATCCATTGTGGATGGTCCCAGTCAATCCGACGGACAACTGGGCGATCAACATGGCGGTAGACCGGTACGGGATGGGGGACTCGAATCCGCACGACGATGGTGCAGGTGCGGCCTGCTGTTACCCCAGTCCCAAGGACTGGAGCAAACCGGTCACGGTTCACTGGGAGTGGGACACGGTAGTGACGCCGGAGACAAAGATCGTGCCGCCAACCGAACCACACACGATGCTCGTGCATTTCCCGCCGGGCGGCCCCGCGAAGAACGACCGTTATCTGTGCTTGATCCTGCGCGACCGTGATACGGCAGAACTAGCGTTCTCGCGTGCCGCCTCACGCTGTGCCACCAAATAA
- a CDS encoding T6SS phospholipase effector Tle1-like catalytic domain-containing protein — translation MTTRQADAPVSDAELDRAAMRGISRRFAAECPDDPKARLQCRLYPKLSFFFDGTGNNMYQELQKPEHEQALSNVAKLYLAAIRNRSQGTTPRYFSGVGTPFKIPRRVPGYSAELLRDDPGGVIGLGFGLGGRTRIDAALAEFAMILGEDWSEGARRHMPFISVAVFGFSRGATEARAFVRELLSHCVDKDGQRCWLDKGLRRIPLRITFMGLFDTVASVGGPGLHLSWAAELAIPPEVERCVHYVAAHEVRQAFPLDSVRVGRTCPANCEEVVYPGVHADVGGGYASDQQGRSNLLARISLRHMYAAALEAGVPLWSPDKLPANRKPLFFLPDDEPVVALYQDYMATLPSTKPEVEALIRAHRRLLFQWRGGLTRRHEDTRVLGSLYGRRGVSATSCQAVQPATDHDHPECDPTQWIYEVPSSPERQATQLLAEQRRLTRRVAFLRNPVESFTSNREWPPPQPRKLTAYEDLILSAWDIDSAVPSAVDSLLAEHIHDSVAHFMTWPCTLYDPREVYCDQVRYYAERSRPGRQLEAAI, via the coding sequence ATGACCACACGTCAGGCCGATGCCCCCGTAAGCGATGCCGAGTTGGACCGCGCGGCCATGCGCGGGATAAGCCGGCGGTTCGCTGCTGAATGTCCCGACGATCCGAAGGCTCGCCTTCAATGCCGTCTCTATCCGAAACTCAGCTTCTTCTTCGACGGCACCGGCAACAACATGTATCAGGAGCTGCAGAAGCCTGAACACGAACAGGCGCTGTCGAACGTGGCCAAGCTCTATCTCGCGGCAATTCGTAACCGCTCGCAAGGCACCACGCCACGATACTTCTCCGGCGTCGGCACACCATTCAAGATTCCCCGGCGCGTGCCCGGCTACTCCGCCGAACTGCTGCGTGACGATCCGGGCGGCGTGATTGGCCTGGGCTTCGGCCTCGGAGGGCGGACGCGTATCGACGCGGCCCTCGCCGAATTCGCCATGATCCTCGGCGAGGATTGGAGCGAGGGCGCGCGGCGGCACATGCCGTTCATCAGCGTGGCGGTGTTCGGTTTCTCGCGCGGCGCGACCGAAGCGCGTGCGTTCGTGCGGGAACTGCTTTCGCATTGCGTCGACAAGGACGGCCAGCGGTGCTGGCTGGACAAGGGCCTGCGCCGCATCCCGCTGCGCATCACGTTCATGGGCTTGTTCGACACGGTGGCGTCGGTGGGCGGCCCGGGTCTGCATCTGAGCTGGGCCGCCGAACTGGCGATTCCGCCCGAGGTCGAGCGCTGCGTGCATTACGTGGCTGCGCACGAGGTACGGCAGGCGTTTCCGCTCGACTCGGTGCGCGTGGGGCGCACCTGTCCAGCCAATTGCGAGGAGGTGGTCTATCCCGGCGTGCATGCGGATGTCGGCGGCGGCTATGCGTCGGACCAGCAGGGCCGCAGCAACCTGCTCGCACGGATCTCGCTGCGTCACATGTACGCGGCGGCGCTAGAGGCCGGCGTGCCGCTCTGGTCGCCCGATAAGTTACCAGCAAACCGGAAACCTCTTTTTTTCCTCCCGGACGATGAGCCGGTGGTGGCCCTTTACCAGGACTACATGGCCACCCTCCCCTCAACAAAACCCGAAGTGGAGGCACTGATCCGAGCACACCGGCGCCTGCTGTTCCAATGGCGAGGCGGCCTCACCCGCAGGCACGAGGACACACGCGTGCTCGGCAGCCTGTACGGCAGGCGCGGTGTATCGGCAACATCCTGTCAGGCCGTGCAGCCGGCCACCGACCACGACCATCCCGAGTGTGATCCGACGCAGTGGATCTATGAGGTGCCGTCCAGCCCCGAACGACAGGCAACCCAGTTGCTGGCCGAGCAGCGGCGCCTGACTCGGCGAGTCGCCTTCCTGCGCAACCCGGTCGAAAGTTTTACGAGCAATCGGGAATGGCCACCACCCCAGCCGCGCAAGCTCACCGCCTACGAAGATCTGATCCTGTCGGCGTGGGACATCGACTCGGCCGTACCGTCGGCCGTCGACAGCCTGCTGGCCGAACACATCCATGACTCCGTCGCGCACTTCATGACCTGGCCATGCACCTTGTACGACCCGCGGGAAGTCTATTGCGACCAGGTCCGCTACTACGCCGAGAGATCACGGCCCGGCCGTCAGCTGGAGGCCGCGATCTGA